One Peromyscus leucopus breed LL Stock chromosome 4, UCI_PerLeu_2.1, whole genome shotgun sequence genomic region harbors:
- the LOC114692855 gene encoding von Ebner gland protein 1-like has product MKALLLSFGLSLVVALQAQAYPAVEESHDVSGTWYVKATASDKEIPDKKLRSVSVTPMTIKTLEEGNLEVKFTVLIAGECREMSVVLEKTDQPDKYTAFGGTQVLYIIPSAVEDHFFFYWESNNPEFHFRIAKLLGRDPDINQEALEDFQNALRAGGLNAENIFIPMQSETCPLGSN; this is encoded by the exons ATGAAGGCCCTGCTCCTGAGCTTTGGCCTGAGCCTTGTTGTGGCCCTGCAGGCCCAGGCCTACCCTGCTGTGGAAGAGAGTCATGAT GTGTCAGGAACGTGGTATGTGAAAGCTACAGCGTCTGACAAGGAGATTCCTGACAAGAAGCTTCGCTCTGTGTCTGTGACTCCCATGACCATCAAGACCCTGGAAGAGGGCAACCTGGAAGTCAAGTTCACTGTCCT GATTGCAGGCGAGTGCCGAGAGATGAGCGTTGTCCTAGAGAAGACAGATCAACCTGACAAATACACAGCCT TTGGGGGCACTCAGGTGCTCTACATCATACCATCTGCAGTGGAGGACCACTTCTTCTTCTACTGGGAGAGCAACAATCCTGAGTTTCATTTCCGAATTGCAAAACTCTTGG GTAGAGACCCTGACATCAACCAGGAGGCCCTGGAAGATTTTCAGAATGCTCTAAGAGCTGGAGGCCTCAACGCAGAGAACATCTTCATCCCCATGCAGAGCG AAACCTGCCCTCTAGGAAGCAATTAG